The Deinococcus arcticus sequence CCCTGCTGACCCGCGCCTTCCTGGCCCTGACCTACCCCCTGGTGACCGGCACGCCCCCCGCCGACCCCCAGGGCACCGCGCGCGCCCTACTGACCGTGTTTCTGGATGGAGCCGCCAGCCGGTAGGGGAGGGGCAGGCCTGTGGGGCAGGGCCCCTGTTTTAGCCCAGAAGAGCCCGCTTACTTCACTTCACGCCATACCCGATAAATATTTCTTCACGTGCCTCTCATGAATACTGGAGCCGGGTCCGGGACCATGAACGCTGGCGCGCCGCACGGGCGCGGTTTCGGGTCTTTCCTCCCCCAGCGGCATCCTGGACGTGCGTGGCAGCGTCCGCTTTTTCGTTTCGTGGAGTGACACAACATGGAAGCACTGTTCGGGTGGATCACCCAGCCGGAAGCCTGGCTGGCTTTCGGCACGCTGTTGTTGCTGGAAGTCGTGCTGGGCATCGACAACGTTATTTTCATCTCGATTCTGGCGGGCAAGCTGCCCCCGGACCAGCAGCAGCGGGCGCGCACCATCGGCCTGCTGGCGGCCATGCTCATGCGCCTGGGCCTGCTGTTTTCCATCAGCTGGATCTACAGCCTGAAAACGGAGCTGTTCAGCGTGTTTGGCGTGGGCTTTTCAGGCCGCGACCTGATTCTGATTTTCGGTGGGCTGTTCCTGCTGTACAAGGCCGTCAAGGAGATGCACGAGCAACTTGAAGGGCCCGGCGCCCACGAGGCGGGGCCCACGGCGGGGCGCGTGGCCGGGGCCAACTTTGCGGCGATTATTGGGCAGATCATGCTGCTGGACATCGTGTTCAGCCTGGACAGCGTGATTACGGCCGTGGGCATGGCCGACGACATCGGCGTGATGGTGGCGGCCGTGGTCGTCACGGTACTGATCATGCTGGTGGCGGCGCGGCCCATTGGCGACTTCGTTCAGGCCCACCCCACCGTCAAGATGCTGGCCCTGGCCTTCTTGCTGCTGATCGGCGTGAACCTCATTGCCGACGGCTTCGGCTTCAAGATTCCCAAGGGCTACACCTACTTCGCCATGGGCTTTGCCATTGCCGTGGAACTGCTGAACCTGCGCATGCGCCGGGGCAAGCCCGTGGCCCTGCACGAAAGCGGCCGTCACCCCGACGCGGGCTGAACAGACGCCAGCTTATTCCCGCCCCACCCGCCCCCGCCCCGTCGCGGGGGCGTTTGCGGTGTGTCCACTGGCCGCGCGGCCCCACGGCAGGTCAGTCATGGGCTAGCATGGGCCCGCCTGAAGGAGAGGCCCACGTTGTGCCTGTCACCCGCCTGGAAATCTGTACCGAACACCTCAGCATCGATCAGCGTGAAGAACTGCTGGACGCCGTCTGGACTGCTCTGCGCATCAGTCCTGGGATGGTCACGGCCGACGGCAATGTGGAACTGGTGCTCGCGCAGTGCGGCGGCGTACGCCCCGAGGACACGCCGCTGGTGCGTGTG is a genomic window containing:
- a CDS encoding TerC family protein, which codes for MEALFGWITQPEAWLAFGTLLLLEVVLGIDNVIFISILAGKLPPDQQQRARTIGLLAAMLMRLGLLFSISWIYSLKTELFSVFGVGFSGRDLILIFGGLFLLYKAVKEMHEQLEGPGAHEAGPTAGRVAGANFAAIIGQIMLLDIVFSLDSVITAVGMADDIGVMVAAVVVTVLIMLVAARPIGDFVQAHPTVKMLALAFLLLIGVNLIADGFGFKIPKGYTYFAMGFAIAVELLNLRMRRGKPVALHESGRHPDAG
- a CDS encoding NAD(P)H-dependent oxidoreductase subunit E, encoding MPVTRLEICTEHLSIDQREELLDAVWTALRISPGMVTADGNVELVLAQCGGVRPEDTPLVRVNDLEYRNVTPDRLVTLMRRWVR